The following proteins are encoded in a genomic region of Glycine soja cultivar W05 chromosome 17, ASM419377v2, whole genome shotgun sequence:
- the LOC114393531 gene encoding probable receptor-like protein kinase At5g61350 has translation MEVENKVIIVKLSNFVSSLSLILHLFLFTLAKCDSSFSPNVNYLIDCGSSHPTQLKDGRIFKSDRETTSLLSTTEDLHISVNSNLSPSIPSLSLPLYQTARVFQEESTYSFYISKSGRLWIRLYFFPLPDPSFNLTSAVFSVQTNHHVLLHEFSAWNNDSPVFKEYLVNVSDSIFSLEFKPKKNSFAFINAIEVVSAPDTLISDSATALSPLGEFKGLLNSALEVSYRINVGGPVITPDNDTLSRTWETDGSYNIFPQGSVNVSVSNKSIKYPRTGILTPLIAPNSVYASAVHMKDARVMEPNFNLSWVVNVESGYSYLIRIHFCDIVSKSLNRLYFNVYINGIEGVSSLDLSLQTKALATAFYKDFVLNAFSITSGSILVQVGPANLQHGMTDAIANGIEVMKMSNNADSLDGFFSVDGKYKGPSSPTKAIKIFACVGIALAVTTMLLLAMICIRWKKRPQDWETHNRFSSWLLPFHSARMVSSKSSFRSSNAFSSHKSNKHGHGVSQKGRERFFPFSEMLQATNNFDEKKVIGIGGFGKVYLGTLEDGTKVAIKRGSGSSEQGINEFRTELEMLSKLRHRHLVSLMGFCDENSEMVLVYEYMANGPFRSHLYGSNLPLLSWEKRLEICIGAARGLHYLHTGAAQSITHRDVKTTNILLDENYVAKVSDFGLSKAVPEKAQVSTAVKGSLGYLDPEYYRTQQLTQKSDIYSFGVVLIEVLCARPVICPTLPREEINLADWAMAQHRRRVLNEVIDPRIIKSISPQSLNVFVQIAERCLSDSGVDRPSVGDVLWHLEYALRLQDDATRIKELDEKIESIVTNECNDNDNVAGHSGDPASDVSNSTDANSALFSQIANFQGR, from the coding sequence ATGGAAGTAGAAAACAAAGTCATCATAGTGAAGCTTTCTAATTTTGTGTCATCCCTTTCATTAATTCTTCACCTTTTCCTTTTCACCCTCGCTAAATGTGACTCTTCTTTCTCACCAAATGTTAACTATCTCATTGATTGTGGCTCCTCCCACCCCACTCAGCTCAAAGATGGTAGAATCTTCAAATCTGATCGTGAAACTACTTCTCTCCTATCCACAACTGAAGATTTGCACATATCAGTTAACTCAAATCTCTCCCCTTCTATTCCTTCTTTATCACTTCCTTTGTATCAAACCGCAAGAGTTTTTCAAGAAGAATCCACCTACTCCTTTTACATCTCCAAAAGTGGTAGACTTTGGATTCGTCTCTACTTCTTCCCTCTCCCTGACCCTTCCTTTAACCTAACAAGTGCTGTTTTCTCTGTCCAAACCAATCATCATGTGCTCTTGCATGAGTTCTCAGCATGGAACAATGACTCACCCGTTTTCAAGGAATACCTTGTTAATGTTTCTGATAGTATTTTCTCGCTTGAATTCAAGCCTAAGAAAAACTCATTTGCGTTCATCAATGCCATTGAGGTTGTCTCAGCCCCTGACACTCTTATCTCAGATTCAGCAACTGCACTTTCCCCACTTGGAGAATTCAAAGGCTTGTTGAATTCTGCTCTTGAAGTATCCTAcagaataaacgttggtggtccAGTCATAACTCCTGACAATGACACTTTGTCTAGAACATGGGAAACTGATGGATCTTACAACATTTTCCCACAGGGTTCTGTGAATGTTTCTGTCTCCAACAAAAGCATAAAGTATCCTCGTACGGGTATACTTACACCTTTGATTGCTCCAAACTCAGTTTATGCAAGTGCTGTACACATGAAAGACGCTAGAGTTATGGAACCAAATTTCAATCTAAGTTGGGTTGTGAACGTGGAAAGTGGCTACTCTTATTTGATAAGAATTCATTTCTGTGACATTGTGAGCAAGAGTCTTAACCGGTTATACTTCAATGTGTACATCAACGGGATTGAGGGTGTGTCAAGTTTGGATCTTTCATTGCAAACCAAAGCTCTAGCCACTGCTTTTTACAAGGACTTTGTGCTAAATGCATTTTCCATCACAAGCGGTTCCATTTTGGTTCAGGTGGGACCAGCCAATCTACAACATGGCATGACCGATGCAATTGCGAATGGAATTGAGGTGATGAAGATGAGCAACAACGCAGACAGCTTGGATGGTTTTTTCTCTGTTGATGGCAAATACAAAGGGCCAAGTTCACCAACCAAGGCAATCAAAATCTTTGCATGCGTTGGAATAGCTTTGGCTGTGACAACAATGTTGTTGCTAGCAATGATTTGTATAAGGTGGAAAAAGAGGCCTCAAGATTGGGAAACGCATAACAGGTTCTCATCATGGCTCCTCCCTTTCCATTCAGCTAGAATGGTTTCAAGCAAAAGCAGTTTTCGAAGCTCAAATGCATTCAGTTCCCACAAGAGCAATAAGCATGGCCATGGTGTTTCCCAAAAAGGGCGTGAAAGGTTCTTCCCCTTCAGTGAAATGCTCCAAGCCACCAATAATTTCGATGAGAAGAAAGTGATAGGCATTGGAGGATTCGGGAAAGTGTATCTTGGAACGTTGGAAGATGGGACAAAGGTTGCTATAAAACGAGGAAGTGGTAGCTCAGAACAAGGCATCAATGAGTTCAGAACAGAACTAGAAATGCTCTCAAAGCTTCGCCATCGCCACCTAGTCTCTTTGATGGGTTTCTGTGATGAAAATTCAGAGATGGTTCTTGTGTATGAGTACATGGCTAATGGCCCCTTTCGTTCTCACCTCTATGGCTCCAACCTCcctcttttgtcatgggaaaaGAGGCTTGAAATATGCATTGGTGCTGCTCGTGGCTTGCACTATCTCCACACTGGTGCAGCTCAAAGCATCACACACCGTGATGTGAAGACAACAAACATCCTCTTAGATGAGAACTATGTTGCCAAGGTTTCTGACTTCGGTTTGTCAAAAGCTGTCCCAGAGAAGGCTCAAGTTAGCACAGCTGTGAAGGGTAGTTTGGGGTACCTTGACCCTGAGTATTATAGGACCCAACAACTAACTCAGAAATCTGATATATACTCTTTTGGGGTAGTCCTAATTGAGGTACTTTGTGCTAGGCCAGTTATTTGCCCTACACTTCCAAGAGAGGAGATTAACTTGGCTGATTGGGCAATGGCACAACATAGAAGACGAGTGCTTAATGAAGTAATTGATCCTCGTATTATCAAGAGTATTAGTCCTCAATCCTTAAATGTTTTTGTGCAAATTGCTGAGAGATGTTTATCTGATTCTGGTGTTGATAGGCCTAGTGTGGGGGATGTGTTGTGGCATTTGGAATATGCTTTGCGCCTACAAGATGATGCCACAAGGATTAAAGAACttgatgaaaaaattgaaagtatAGTCACAAATGAatgtaatgataatgataatgtaGCAGGTCACTCGGGTGATCCAGCAAGTGATGTGTCTAATAGCACAGATGCTAATTCTGCTTTGTTTTCTCAGATAGCCAACTTTCAAGGAAGGTAA